CAAGAGTGATGTCTATAGTTTTGGTGTCATCCTTCTTGAGTTGATGTCTGGACAAGAAGCCATATCTAATGAAAGCTTTGGTGCTAATTGCCGTAATATTGTTCAATGGGTAAGCATACTTTGTTACATCAAAGCCGGATACAATGAACTTTATGAATGCTAAGTATTGAGTATATCCAGAAATGATATGCATTTAATTATTATACACATAGTTAAGTCAACTAACATTTAGCTTCTCCAGGTGTTGtgacatgctttttttttttggtatgctTTTGGGATTGGGGTGGGGGGGAATGGGAGTTGAACTCTGCTTCTCTTGGGTACGGTAATGAGGCATTAACTACTTAAGCCAGTGGTTATCCCCAATGTTAATTGGTTTAACATGGCAAATATGCACCATGGTTGTTAACCTCTGTACTTTCTGGTGTTTGTTGTTGGGGAATAAATTGAAGTATCGATCTGAACAGAAAAGTTGATGAAGTTGGTTTTTCATTAATTCCTTGTATCCGATGTATTACAGGCGAAGTTGCACATTGAAAATGGGGATATTCAAGGGATCATTGATCCTTCACTTCGTGATGAATATGACATCCAGTCAATGTGGAAGATAGCGGAGAAAGCTTTGATGTGCGTCCAACCACATGGACACATGAGGCCATCAATTTCGGAAGTTCTTAAAGAGATCCAAGATGCTATCTTAATTGAAAGGGAAGTCATGGGAGTGAGAGAAGGCAACTCTGATGAGATGTCTAGAAATTCTGTTCATTCTTCCCTCAACTTGGGTTCCCTTGATATGGGTGGAACTGAGAATTACCTCACGCTGGATGAGTCCATTGCGCGACCAACTCCCCGATAGTTCTTGCTTTTCAGTCTGCACAGGCTCATATTCTTTCttgtttcctttgtttttccttttagatTCTCCTTAGTATTCCATATTCTTTATATATGTAGAAATACACTGTTGGAGGTCCTGAAGAGGGGAAAAAAGTCAAGAACTTGTAAATTTTCTGTGCTTTGTTTATGCTTATTTCATTTTGATTGTCTGCTTCGACTTATATGTAAATTCCTGATATATTTGCATAATGGAAAGCTTGTCCCAAAAAATGGGTAAATTGTGATTGAATTCTAAGGTCCTCCAAACGACATTCAAATTTGTCGTAGGGACGAAGACAGAGGCCGAACAACCGCACAAGAGTCAAGACACGTGAAAAACACttgcattaaaataaaaactagaaaaagaaaatagcgGAACGAAcaaagggtgtaaaataaacaGGAAGGAAACGAACGGTGTTGATAAACCTGGTTCTCTCATCCGAGTCGTCTTCTGTCTCCTCTTTCCTGCAGCGTCCGATCCcttctctttctccttcaaTCCCAGACATCTCCTTCACTCGCGCCCTTTTACAAATCCTCCGCTTCACAGGTGACCCCACTTTCACTAATTTCACACACAAAACACATTGCACTATCTTCTCTCTCAATAGCGCATCTCTCTGTTTAGCCTGCTAGGGTTTCTGGTTTGGTTGATCATGTCGATCGATCATTATGATGATAATTGTTGTGTGGTGCTAGGGTCTATTTCTCAAAGCGAGGATGGCAGCGGCTGAGCAACCAACGAGTCCAGGCGGAGGGAGCCACGAGAGCGGCGGTGACCAGAGCCCGCGATCTAATTCGAATGTGCGGGAGCAGGACAGGTATCTTCCAATCGCTAATATAAGCAGGATCATGAAGAAGGCGCTCCCTGCCAACGGCAAGATCGCGAAAGACTCCAAGGAGACCGTCCAGGAATGTGTCTCCGAGTTCATCAGCTTCATCACCAGCGAGTAAGACAACGATTGTCTTTTTTAGGTTCTTCATTGTGGTTTTCGGATGTGATTGATGTTATTCCGTATCTTGTTTGGTTGGATTTTGGGGGGGTTTTGGTGGCTGGCGATTGATTGTTGATTATTTGGTAGAGCAAGTGATAAGTGccagagagagaagaggaagaccatTAATGGTGATGATTTGCTCTGGGCGATGGCCACATTAGGGTTTGAGGATTATATCGAACCGCTGAAGATTTACCTCGGTCGATACAGAGAGgtatattcatgttttttttttctcctcttcctctttaAATATCTTGGGAATCATGGAATTGTGCACCTAGTTTCTCTTAAGTATATGTTAAGTTTTGATTTTCTCTAATTTATTTTGGATCATTAAGATTTTACTGACAGATTACCTTTTTGCCTTGATTCTTTCCTGGATTCAATGTCCTTTGCAGATGGAGGTTAGATAATATCCCTAGCTTTAATTACTTCATTCATAAAAttgttatgatatttttttaGCAATTAGATTTTTGAATTGCATTGTTGGGCAGGGTGACACCAAGGGGTCTGCTAAGGGTGGAGATGCATCTGCAAAGAAGGATGTTCAACCAAGTTCACTTTCCCAGGTAGAATGTGGTATTTTAAATGAACCAGTATCTTTATAATTTTGCAATTTTATGCATCCAATTGACCTATGGAGtcaatgttgtacaaaagcttgtGAGATGGAACTTATATGCACTCTTCTAATTTATAAACTCTGCAGATTTCTCATCAAAGGTCTTTCACACAAGGTGTTAGCTATGCAAACTCTCaagtaatctctctctctcatacacacacagacataCAAGAACTGTTATcagtttaaataaataaattgaagtaTCTCTCTGTGGTTTCTGTTGGGCTTTTAGAATGTGCATGGTAATGGCATTTGGCATTCATGAATTAACTATTCTTACAAATAAGTTGAAGTATCAATCTGTGGTTGCTGTTAGGCTGTTAGAATGCACAGGGTAATGTCATGTGGCATGTGCAATGCATGAATTGACTATTAATTTATCTGTGCATGGGAACAAGAGCACGATACACAGAAGTTTTATTTCACTTTGATTGTGGGCAGCAAAGttccttaacattttttttatgaagtttCTAGTCGAGGTATTGTacttttgaaatatttttggccTGCAACATTCAATTAATATCTGAAGAAAAAACCTACATAGCACATCGCTGATCTTCCTAGCATGTTTTAACTGTCGGCACTACTACATGGAACACATGGTACCAGACCAACCTTAACCTTGCTGTTACTTTTCTTGATACCACTGCTACCACCACTCACATAAACTTACATGGAATTGTTTGGATGACGATGTTTCAATTTTGAGAACATATGATGTCTTTGTATCCAATTTTAAAATTGTTGTTTGCATATATGTTTATTCATGCATGTGCACATGGCTGATTATATATGTAAATGTAGGTCGGTAAGTATGTAGATATGCATCTGTACGTTTTTGTTTTAGTGGTTATCGTTGTGTCTCCTACATAACTTTTAACAAAACAGTTGGGTTCTCTTTCTCTATTAGAGTTTGTTGCAAATTTTTGTGTGTAATACCATTTGTTTGTATTCTTGGGATGTTTGTAGTCACAGGCACAGCATATGATGGTTCCAATGCAAGGTACCGAGTAGATATATGCTCCATTTCTACCTCTTCCGTTCGATTATCCCATTTCTGACCTGGTTTGGTACCAACAACAATAGTGTGCAAAGCTTGATCTATTTGAGCACTGCTGTTTCCAATGGCTGTGCCGTTGAATCATGTGTTAATTAGTTTATGGTGAGGTTGTATATTATTATTAAGGTGTTTTTCAGAGTAGAAGAGACCACCACAGGGCGTTAAATTGTAAGTCCTGGGAGAATTGTTTCTTATGATCTGTAGAGGGCAGAAATGACTAATTCTGTTATTGAGTCATCAGAAAACTATTTATGCTCTaacatttcttctctcttttttctgatGAATGTCCTGTACACCATAGAGGCGGAGgctacttttttcttctttgccaGAAAACTGATTTGGAAAACTTAAGAGTGGGTATAAATATATTCTCATCAGATTTACCGGAGAAACTGAGGCATGAATAGACTTTGAGGCTATGGGATTAACTGTTATTTTATGGTTTGGTCATTTTTGAAGTGTTTTCCATTGATATTTTGAAATGGTACTATCACCTTGGGCCTGGTAGAAAATTACATCTTTGATGCTGTGTCCATGTGATCTGGAATGTGTAATGTTGGTCATTACCTTAGATATTCATGTGTGGTGGGGTTGTTTGGGTTGGAGGTCATGGTTTTGTCTTTCATGGTACTACCTTGTTTGTTAGTTACTCAGTTTATCATTCTTGTACCGCATATTTTCTTCGGCCTTTTTCAGTGCCCTATTTTGTTTCCTCCTTATATTTTGGGTGGTAGGGACTTGGCATTGTGCTTACAGTTCCTCTATTTGGGTGGTATTGACTTGCAAAAGTTGCTCATTAGGGCAGACATAATCGTTCAATCAATGGCCTACTTCAGATGCAATGTCACTTTCCTCTTTACGTGAATGAACAGTGTTTGAATATAATCTATTAACTAAAATTACTCCCCCATCTCTTGTATGTACTTTTATGGCTATCCATACTCCTGCTACAATGAAGTTGATGGCATTCTTCGCTTTCCTGTTCATGACGATATTTTAGGGTTGGGAGGGGATATGCTGATTGATTCCTCATTGTCCTTTATTATAATCCTGTAGCTTATCAAAAGTCATGCCTATCTCCCTAAGATGGTATATACATACCGCCATTGTTTATAGAGAGCATCATTTTTGTGTTGTAATTTTTTAATCCTCATGTAACGTATCAAATTGGCCAACAGAAAATCTTATGTGATTTCTTTCCAGTGTAATGTCTCTCCAAATGCATGACCCAAATTAGGCGGAAATTCTTCTTAAACAGCATACAAATTTTGTGCAAAAGCCCATTAATGGTGACCAATCTCCATCATGAAACACTTGGGTGGGTCCCAGGATCATCACACTTCCTAAAAGACCGTCCAAAATTTCCCTGTCTGGCGTCGATGTATGATTTTGCGTAATCAACAAGTTTACGCCTAGTTTGGTAACGTATTTTCAAAGTAGTAGATATGTTAGTAGAAATAGTGGTAGTAGAAATGTTGaacaattttaatagcagatatgctgcatgaATGGTTGGTAGTGTTTGATTCAACTTTTGTTGGTAATATTTATGTTGTGTAACATTTTGTGACATATTATGTACAGGGGTATTATGGATTTTAGTTGTAAcagatatatataaatgtatttatacataaaaattaatttataaaataaaaattattaattaatttattaaaaatgaagataattaattaatttataaaataaaggtaattaattaattaataaaataatgattactatttaatttataaaataaatattattaattaatttataattgaacAATGACAAAATAGGGGACAAAATAAACATTAATATCTAAATGCCACAaaaaatgcttcaaaattgtAGCATTTGACAAAGACAATTTTATGCTACTTTAATCTCTTGGACTACATGCACGAAAAATGTTGTTTGAATGGGTATTAATATTTATACTAGCAAATAATATAAATGCTAGTAAAAAACCCTTACCAAACGGGTCCTAGGTTTGATACTCGAAGGACCAACATAAACGCTGGTGGACCGCATAAGCAGAGGATGACTACCAGCCGGGGGAAGATTGAACTCCAATAAATGGAAGGTTTTTGTTTTTCAGATATATTGGGACATAAAAACCCAgtcctcatcatcatcgtcaCTACCACCTGTATACGGAGAGACCATATACATGTCTAAGCGCTTAAACGAGAAGGAATTAAAACCCTAGTTTGCAATTCTCTGCCTTCCGCCGATTAACGGGCGTTAAAGCAAACAAATTTAGGTACTTTTGAAGGAGTATCAAAGTTTATGAATGTGATCATCGTGATTATCTTTGATCATCACTTGTTTTCCGTTTCACTTTCTCCTGCTTCGTTTCtgtgtttttttctctctttgtttcttctgGTTTGTTTGTATTGGAATGTTTCTGTGGGAGTAgtgttattgattttttttttttgttgtgtcaTGAATCCGTTGATGTTTGAACAAGTTATGATTTTTTATGTTTCGGCCTTTTCTCCATCCATCGCCCATGgtggttttgagttttgatttcCTCTTTAGTGGTTGACTGAATAGCAATATGCATTGatactgattttgatgataagaagtgttttgcttcttctttctttatggAAGAGTTTTTGACTATGGTGATGTTATTGTGTTAAGAGTCTTCTTAGGCTGTACAGATGTA
The window above is part of the Tripterygium wilfordii isolate XIE 37 chromosome 3, ASM1340144v1, whole genome shotgun sequence genome. Proteins encoded here:
- the LOC119993535 gene encoding nuclear transcription factor Y subunit B-8-like, encoding MAAAEQPTSPGGGSHESGGDQSPRSNSNVREQDRYLPIANISRIMKKALPANGKIAKDSKETVQECVSEFISFITSEASDKCQREKRKTINGDDLLWAMATLGFEDYIEPLKIYLGRYREMEGDTKGSAKGGDASAKKDVQPSSLSQISHQRSFTQGVSYANSQSQAQHMMVPMQGTE